In the Nocardia asteroides genome, CGCGAGCCGCCCGGCCACCTCGGCCACGGCCCCCTCCGCGCCGGAGACGACCACCGCCCGCTCCCCGTTCACCGCCGCGATCGACACACCGTCGATCAGCGCGGCCCCGACCTCGGCCTCCGTCGCCTCGACCGCGACCATGGCGCCGCCGCGCGGCAGCGAACCCATGAGCCGACCGCGCGCAGCCACCAGCCGGGCGGCGGCGTCGAGCGGCAGCGCCCCCGCCACGTGCGCGGCGACGATGCCGCCGATCGAGTGCCCGGCGACCGCGGCGATCTCGATTCCCCAGGATTCGAGCAGCCGGTACAGCGCGGTTTCGACGGCGAAGATCACCGGCTGGGTGTACTCGGTGGCGTCGATCGGGCCGTCCACGCCGAAGGCGACATCGCGGATCGAATGCTGCGCCGCGAGTTCGCGATCCAGCAGCGTGACAGCGGAATCGAAGGCCGCGCGGAACACCGGGAACCGCGCGTACAGCTCCGCGCCCGCTCCGGCGCGCTGGCTCCCCTGCCCGCCGAAGAGCACCGCCACCGAGCCGTCCACCCGCGTGCCGGTCACGATCCCCGGCCCGCCGGTGCCCGCCGCGAGCGCCGTCAGCCCGGAGCTCAGCGTTGCCCGATCAGCGGCCAGGACGACGGCCCGCGCACCGAGCACCGCCCGATCCCGCACCAGCGCCGACGCGACGGCGGTCGGATCGGCGCCATCGACGAACGCGGCCAGCCGCGCCGCCTGCGCGGGCAGCGCCCCGGCCGACGCCGCCGTCACCACGAACGGCAGCACCGCCGCTCGCTCGCCCCCCGACGCCGCCGGCTCGGCTCCACGCGCACTGCCCGGCGCTCCCGCCACGGGCCCGCCGCCCGGCTCCACCGGCCCGTCCGCCGCACCCACTCCGAATGTCCCGGCCGGCTCGACCGAGCCCCCGCGCAGCACCGGCCGCCGCGAACTCCCCTCCGGCGCCGAGGCCACGATCACGTGCACATTCGTCCCGCCCATCCCGAACGAACTCACCCCCGCCACCGCGGGTCCATCGACCTCCGGCCACGGCTCGCGCACCGTCACCACCCGCACCGCGGCCGAATCCAGCCCCGGGTGCGCCGTGACATGCCCGAGCGTCGCCGGAATCTCCCGATTCCGCACCGCCAGAATCACCTTCAACAGACCGACCAGACCGGCGGCACCCTCCAGATGCCCGACATTCGGCTTCACCGACCCCACCGCGACCGGCTCACCGACGCCCCCGAACACCGCGGCGAGCGCGGCCGCCTCCACCGGATCCCCCACCGGCGTCCCGGTCCCGTGCAGCTCGACGTACCGCACCTCCCCCGCCCGCACCCCGCCCCTTGCCTGCGCCCGCCGGATGACAGCGGCCTGCGCCGCCGCCACCGGCACGGTCAGCGCCGCCGCGTCCCCGTCGTGCGCGAGCGCGGTGGAGCGGATCACCGCGTGCACCCGATCCCCGTCGGCCACCGCCCGCTCCAGCGACTTCAGCAGCAGCACCACCCCGCCCTCGCCGCGCACGTACCCGTCCCCGTCCGCGTCGAGAACGGTCGCCCGCCCACTCGGCGACACCCCGCCGAACCGCTCGGCCACCAGCGCCGCGCCCGCGGTCAGATTCAGATTCACCGCCCCGGCGAAGGCCGCCGACGACTCTCCGCTGCCGATACTCGCGCACGCCGCGTGCACCGCCGCCAATCCCGACGACTGCGCGGAATCCACCGAGAGACTGGCCCCCCGCAAGCCGAGAACATGCGAAAGCCGATTGGCGAGCACCCCGCGGCTCAACCCGGTCAGCGTGTACCGCGTGACCGCGGAATCCCCGGCCTCCTGCGTCAACGCGGCATAGTCGCTCGCGATGGCACCGACGAAAACCCCGGTCTCGGTCCCGCGCAGCGCCGTCGCCGGGACGCGTGCGTCTTCGGTTGCCTCCCAGGCGAGTTCGAGCAGCAGCCGCTGCTGCGGATCCATGGCCGCGGCCTCGCGCGGGGCGATGCCGAAGAAGGCGGCGTCGAAGCGGTCGACCTCGTCCAGGAAGCCGCCGGTCAGCCCGGCGATCCGGGGATCGGCGGCGGCTCGGCGCGGCGACGGGTGCCCGATCGAATTCTCCGCATCGCGCAGGAGCCTCCAGAACCGGTCGGGATCCTTCGCGCCCGGCAGCCGGCAGGCCACACCGACAACCGCTATCGGACGAAAATCAACCACCTGAATAATCTCCCTCTGATCCGGGGGAATTGCCGCCGATTCGACCGGCACTTTTCGCAATTGTGCGGCTCCCGGAATATCCCGGCAACCCGACATGAGTTGCCCCACAGCACGGCCGGACACCACCGAAACCACTGCTGGACAGGGCTTTCGGCGCCCATTGATCGGCAGCCCCGATACCAGCGGATAAGAAACTCCGATCAGAGGCTATTTACGATCGCCCCCGGAGAAATTACGCGCAGCAACTCTCTTAACAATACCGGAGTGAAACCGGAGCCCTTGTGATCGCCACGATTCAAAGGGTGCGCTACGCCCGAGATGTGTAGTTCGCTTGTCGCCAAGGGATTCTCGACGAGGGGTGAAGTGACGGCTATGGCGGACCCGCTGGATCTGGTGCATCTGAGAACACTCGTCGCGATCGCCGACACCGGAGGATTCCGGCGAGCGGCGGACGCACTGCACCTGAGCCAGCCGACGGTCAGCCAGCACGTCCGGCTGCTGGAGCGCAGGCTCAAGCGCAGGCTCGTGCAGAAGGAGGGGCGCGGCTCCCGGTTCACCACCGACGGTGAGCGTTTCGTCGGCGAGGCGCGCGCGCTGCTGGCCGCGCACGACCGGCTGCTCGACCGGTTCGTCCCGGCGGATCCGGACCGGATCACCATCGGCTCCACCGAGCACGCGGGCGACGGCCTGCTGCCGGAGCTGCTCGGTGTGCTGCGCGCCGCGTACCCCGGTGTCTACCTGCGCTTCCGCATCGACCGCTCGACCAGCCTCACCGATTCGGTGACCAAGGGCGCGCTGGACCTGGCGGTGGTGCTCGGCGGCAACAGCGAGCCGACCGGCGCCGAGGTGGGCGAGCTGGCGCTGCGCTGGGTGGCGGCGCCGGGCTGGCAGGCCGCGGCGAGCGGCGGGCAGATTCCGCTGGTGGCGTTCGAGGAGCCGTGCGGGCTGCGCAGGCGCGCAGTGCACCGGCTGGCCGAGCAGGGGCACAGCGTGAGCGTGACGGCCGAGTCGGGCACGCTGGACGGGGTGCTCGCCGCCGCGCAGGCCGGGCTCGGCGTCGCGCTGCTCCCCTTCCACGGCGCGGTGCCACACGGGCTGGCCGAGGTGACCGGGTTCCCGGCCATGGGCACCATCGACGTCCGGCTGGTCACCCGCCGCGGCCTCGGCCCCGATATCGAGCTGACCGCGATCGAGACCATCACCGCGCACTACCGCTCGATCACCGGCCGGCGGCTGCGGGGTGCGGCGTGAGCGCACCGGACTGGCGGAACGACGGGGTCCGCGTGATCAAGGCGGACCAGCTCGACACGAACACCCCGCAGACGCCGGGGATGAGCCGGGCCGCGGCCATCGACGCGGCCAGGGCGGGGGCGCAACGGATCTGGGCGGGAACGGTGGTGATCCACCCGGACGCCAAGACCGGCGCGCACCACCACGGCGAGCTGGAGAGCGTGATCTACGTGCTGCGCGGGCGAGCCCGGATGCGCTGGGGCGAGCGGCTGGAGTTCGTGGCCGAGGCCGGTGCAGGCGATTTCATCTTCGTGCCGCCGTTCGTGCCGCACCAGGAGATCAACGCAAGCACCGACGAGCCGCTGGAGTGCGTGCTCGTCCGCAGCGGCGGCGCGGCGGTGGTGGTGAACCTGGACATCGAGCCGGTGGAGAAGCCGGACACGGTGCACTGGGTCGACCCCATCCACCGCCACCCCTGACCGCTACTCCGGCACGCCCATCCCGCGCGCCAGCACCGGCCAGGATGCCTTCAGCGCGTCCTGCCAGTAGCCCCAGGAGTGGGTGCCGGTGGGCTGGAAGTCGTAGGTGGCCGGGATGCCGAGCCCGTCCAGGCGCTGGCGCAGGTTCTGCGTGCAGACGTTCACCGCCGCCTCGATGACGCCGCCGAGCACCAGCTGGTTCAGGTAGCCGCGCGGGCCGGGCTGCATGTGCGCGCCGTTGAAGACGTCGTAATGCCCCGGCACGCCGCTGCCGGTGGAGACGAAGAGCTCGAGCCCGCGCAGCCGGTCGGCGTGCACGTACGGGTCGTTGGCCGCCCAGGCGGGGTCGCCGGCCGGGCCGTACATGTTGTCGGTGTCGCCGCCGCCCCAGGTCTCCACCGCGAGTTTGACGAACTCCTGCCCGAGCGGGTCGCTGATCTGCGCGCACCCGCTGTACGCGGCGACCGCGCCGTAGAGCCCGGGCGCGGCGATCGGCAGCTGCAGCACCGAGGTGCCGGAGGTGGAGAGCCCGGCGAGGGCGTTGGCGCCGGTGGTGGCGAACTCGGCGTCGACGAGCGGCGGCAGCTCCTCGGTCAGGAAGGTCTTCCACCGGTTGAGCCCCAGTTTCGGGTCGGGGGCGCGCCAGTCGGTGTAGTAGCTCCAGCGGCCACCGACCGGCTGCACCACGTAGACGTCCTTGGTGGCGAGGAAGCCGGAGACGACGTCGGTCTGGCGCTGCCAGGTGGCCGAGTCCTGGCCGCCGCCACCGCCGTTGAGCAGGTACAGCACCGGGCGAGGTGTTTCGGGGGCGGCCGGGCGGAGCACGTCGACCATGATGTCCTGGCGCATGGCGGCCGAGTAGACGCGCAGCTGCACCGTGCGGTCGTCCTTGGCCCAGCGGCCGGTGATCGCGGGGGCGTCCGGTGTGGCGCCCGCGGGCACCGGCGGCCCCGCGGTGAGCGCGGCGGCGACAACGGCGACCGCGAGGGCGCGCAGGGCGCGGGCTCCGGTGGTGCGGCGGGGTCGGCTCGGGCCGAACATGGGCGGTTCCGTTTCTCTTCGGGGCTCCCGGTGGCGGCCGAGGCCCACCGGGCCGGGTGGCCCGGTGGGTTCGGTCACCCGCGCGCTGCGGGCGGGGCGGTCGGCGGGGTCGTGCGGTTCCGCCCCGCCCGCGGGTTGCGCGGGTGCAAGCGCATCCGCGGAGCGGATCGGGGAGCCGGTCGGCCCGCCCGCGGATGCACGCCGGGGGTGCGGCTGACGCTACGACCCGGGCCGCCCGGTTCCACTCCGCTCCGGAGCGTTCCTGGACGACTCACGAACACCGCTTCGGCGGTCCGGTGACGGACCACAGGAAGTCTCGTCGCCGAGGTCGCGTGGTGCCGCCCCAAACGGCGCGGCCGCTTTCGGTGACATCTCCAGACAATGCCCGGCGGCGGCCGGTGCCGGGGGTGCCGGATTGATCATGTGGGAATCGGTCCACGAATGGGGGAACGGCGACAGGAGTTCGAATGCGCAACACCGCTACCCGCCGGGTTCCCGCGCCGGAGCACCGGATCGACGGGCACCGCTACCGGGCGACGGCCCAGGTCGAGGTCACCGCGCACGCCGTCCGGCAATTCGCCCGCGCGGTCCGCGATTTCCATCCGGCGCACTCCAGCGCGGCGGCCGCCGCCGAACTCGGGTATCCGGCGCTCATCGCACCGCCCACCTTCAGTTCGATCGTGCTCGGGCGGGTGCAGCGGGAAATCCTCGACATCGTCGGCTCCGGTTCGGAGAGCGCCCGCATTCTGCACGCCGACCAGGTGATCGATATCGGACGGCCGCTCTTCGCCGGTGATCTGCTCGGCTGCGACATCTACTTCGAATCGTTCCGGCAGTTCGCCGACTACGACGTCATGGCGATTCGCAGTGCGCTCACCGCCGCCGACGGGACCGTGGTGCAGACCGGGTCGGCGGCGCTACTCGCGCGCACCGGTGAGCGGGAGTCGGTGCTCGGCGAGGTCGCGCGGCGCATCACGCGGCGCGGTTACGCGGCGGTCGACGGGCCTGCTCCGGAGGCCCCGCTCCCCGCGCGGGCGCCGTGGCCGACCGTGCGCTTCGATGAGCTCGCGGTCGGTACCGAGATTCCGCCCGGCTCGCTGCTGCTCGCGCACGAGGATCTGGCTCGGTTCGCCGCCGCCACCGGCGAGCCGGTTCGGGCCGATGCGGGCGGTACCGCTCCCGGCATGCTGCAGCTCGGGCTGGCGTCCGGGTACGTGAGCAATTGGCTCGGTGACCCGGGTGCCGTCACCCGGATCCATGCCCAGTTCGGCAGTGTCACGCACTATCTGCGCATCCCCGCCGCGGGCGCGGTGGCGGTGACGCTGCGCGCCCGGGTCGACCAGCTGGATCCGCGCGAGCGCCGCGCCACGCTCGCCATCGACCTGCGCTCCGGCGGGCGGCCCCTCTTCGGCTACGCCGCCGCCGAGGTCCGCTTTCCCTGAATCGTTTCGCCGCGCGACGGGATGAGAGCTGAACTGCCCGCGCCGATCTCAGGAAGGGCCGGTCACCGCGAGGGCGGGCTCGAGCGCGGCCCAGGTGCGGGGCAACTGGGCGGCGAAGTCGGGCCAGGTGTGCATGCCGTCGGGGGCGTACTCCACCGTGGCGGGGATGCCGAGCTGGGCCAGCCGGCCGGCGAAGAGCTCGGTGCAGGCGCGCGACCCCGCTTCGAGCGCGGCACCGCCGCCCGCCTCGGCGAGCGCCTCCGGCACCGAGGGCGCCTGGGCGATGGCGACGAGGTCGGCGGGGGTCGGCAGCCCGGGCGAGGCGGAGAGGTAGACGGCGGTGCCACGCAGCGTCTCGGCGCCGAGCACGCTGTCGTGCGCCGCCCACTCCGGTGAGGTCGGCGGGCCCCACAGGTTCTGCACGTCACCGCCGCGGGAGGCGACGGTGATGGTGGTGACGGCGCGGCCGAGCGGGTCGGCGGTGGAGTAGCACCCGCTCATCCCGGCGACCGCCAGGTACATGCCCGGGTGCCGCTGGGCCAGCATGATGGCGGCTTGCGCCCCCATCGAGACCCCGGCGACCGCGCGCCTGCCGTCCGAGCGCAGCAGCGACTCCACGATCGGCGGCAGCTCCTCGGTGAGGAAGGTCTCCCAGCGGTTCAGCCCGAGCGCGGCGTCGGTGCGCTCCCAGTCGCTGTACATGCTGCCGGTGCCACCGCCGGGGACGACGACATCGACCGGCTTGTCGGCGAAGAACTCGGCGGCCCTGCCCTTGGTGAGCCAGGCCGAGGTGTCGTCGCCGTCCACGCCGTCGAGCAGGTAGAGCACCGGGCGCGGCCCGGAGCCGGAGCCGTGCAGCACGTCGACGGAGATGATCCGCCGCATCCCGGCCGAGGCGATGCGCAGCGTCTCCCTGCCGTCGCTCCGCACGATCCGCTCGACCAGCCCGGACC is a window encoding:
- a CDS encoding LysR family transcriptional regulator, with product MADPLDLVHLRTLVAIADTGGFRRAADALHLSQPTVSQHVRLLERRLKRRLVQKEGRGSRFTTDGERFVGEARALLAAHDRLLDRFVPADPDRITIGSTEHAGDGLLPELLGVLRAAYPGVYLRFRIDRSTSLTDSVTKGALDLAVVLGGNSEPTGAEVGELALRWVAAPGWQAAASGGQIPLVAFEEPCGLRRRAVHRLAEQGHSVSVTAESGTLDGVLAAAQAGLGVALLPFHGAVPHGLAEVTGFPAMGTIDVRLVTRRGLGPDIELTAIETITAHYRSITGRRLRGAA
- a CDS encoding cupin domain-containing protein yields the protein MSAPDWRNDGVRVIKADQLDTNTPQTPGMSRAAAIDAARAGAQRIWAGTVVIHPDAKTGAHHHGELESVIYVLRGRARMRWGERLEFVAEAGAGDFIFVPPFVPHQEINASTDEPLECVLVRSGGAAVVVNLDIEPVEKPDTVHWVDPIHRHP
- a CDS encoding alpha/beta hydrolase, with protein sequence MFGPSRPRRTTGARALRALAVAVVAAALTAGPPVPAGATPDAPAITGRWAKDDRTVQLRVYSAAMRQDIMVDVLRPAAPETPRPVLYLLNGGGGGQDSATWQRQTDVVSGFLATKDVYVVQPVGGRWSYYTDWRAPDPKLGLNRWKTFLTEELPPLVDAEFATTGANALAGLSTSGTSVLQLPIAAPGLYGAVAAYSGCAQISDPLGQEFVKLAVETWGGGDTDNMYGPAGDPAWAANDPYVHADRLRGLELFVSTGSGVPGHYDVFNGAHMQPGPRGYLNQLVLGGVIEAAVNVCTQNLRQRLDGLGIPATYDFQPTGTHSWGYWQDALKASWPVLARGMGVPE
- a CDS encoding FAS1-like dehydratase domain-containing protein; this encodes MRNTATRRVPAPEHRIDGHRYRATAQVEVTAHAVRQFARAVRDFHPAHSSAAAAAELGYPALIAPPTFSSIVLGRVQREILDIVGSGSESARILHADQVIDIGRPLFAGDLLGCDIYFESFRQFADYDVMAIRSALTAADGTVVQTGSAALLARTGERESVLGEVARRITRRGYAAVDGPAPEAPLPARAPWPTVRFDELAVGTEIPPGSLLLAHEDLARFAAATGEPVRADAGGTAPGMLQLGLASGYVSNWLGDPGAVTRIHAQFGSVTHYLRIPAAGAVAVTLRARVDQLDPRERRATLAIDLRSGGRPLFGYAAAEVRFP
- a CDS encoding alpha/beta hydrolase; protein product: MNRATRRRVPLGVAAAAALTLAIASGTGVVAAPSGSPLPPPAPAPPALGPADPAATPATPPPIDPAMTRSGLVERIVRSDGRETLRIASAGMRRIISVDVLHGSGSGPRPVLYLLDGVDGDDTSAWLTKGRAAEFFADKPVDVVVPGGGTGSMYSDWERTDAALGLNRWETFLTEELPPIVESLLRSDGRRAVAGVSMGAQAAIMLAQRHPGMYLAVAGMSGCYSTADPLGRAVTTITVASRGGDVQNLWGPPTSPEWAAHDSVLGAETLRGTAVYLSASPGLPTPADLVAIAQAPSVPEALAEAGGGAALEAGSRACTELFAGRLAQLGIPATVEYAPDGMHTWPDFAAQLPRTWAALEPALAVTGPS